From a single Oncorhynchus tshawytscha isolate Ot180627B linkage group LG33, Otsh_v2.0, whole genome shotgun sequence genomic region:
- the smpd1 gene encoding sphingomyelin phosphodiesterase → MRFAPIPCAVGLLYCVLVLCSLPLGTSFPVQDEGKPGITFLEEVGRLRVGFNWRNLTCPVCKVLFTILDVALLSDVNEERVARAVGEACIRLHLAEERVCRQITELFRDDFIRALQQSLLWPSEACALLVGRSCGRFDIYAPWNVTLPRIPKPPVTPPSPPKPGAPQSRVLFLTDIHWDQDYAVGSSADCKDPLCCRNESGSPSWNQRAAGFWGSYSKCDLPLRTVENMLENAARTGPWDWVYWTGDIPAHNIWSQTRKQQLSELTVITRLIHRHLGNLKVYPAIGNHESTPVNSFPPPFVHGNRSSRWLYDTMAEEWAPWLPEQALKTLRHGGFYTVEVQPGLRVVSLNMNFCARENYWLMVNSTDPANQLQWLIHILQASEEKGERVHIIGHIPPGLCLSSWSWNYYHIINRYEGTITGQFFGHTHMDEFQMFYDEATMTRAVGVAFIAPSITTYVNLNPGYRVYLVDGNYKGSSRFVLDHETYILNLTEANRQPEGGVSSLLPTTSQHAIFHPDPNPKWTLLYRASDAYGVSSLFPSDWDGLIRTFLQDDRVFQRFWYLRHKGHVSEPCIDACKTTVVCFLRSGRYDELEQCDLLEFGGDMVSAVRKTLC, encoded by the exons ATGCGCTTCGCACCTATCCCCTGCGCCGTGGGGTTGCTGTATTGTGTTCTGGTGTTGTGCTCGCTACCGTTGGGGACCTCGTTCCCCGTGCAGGACGAGGGGAAACCGGGCATAACGTTTCTGGAAGAGGTCGGGCGTCTCCGGGTCGGGTTCAACTGGCGGAACCTGACCTGTCCGGTGTGCAAAGTCCTCTTCACCATCCTGGATGTCGCTCTGCTG AGTGACGTTAATGAGGAACGTGTTGCGCGGGCTGTGGGTGAGGCCTGTATCCGTCTCCACCTGGCTGAAGAGCGGGTCTGTCGtcaaatcacagagctgttcagaGATGACTTCATCAG GGCCTTGCAACAGTCTCTGTTGTGGCCGTCTGAGGCCTGTGCCCTGCTGGTTGGGAGGTCATGCGGACGCTTCGATATCTATGCCCCCTGGAACGTAACCCTACCCCGGATCCCCAAACCCCCAGTCACCCCGCCCTCACCCCCCAAGCCTGGAGCACCACAGAGCAGGGTCCTCTTCCTCACAGACATACACTGGGATCAG GACTATGCAGTGGGCAGCTCTGCTGACTGTAAGGACCCGCTGTGCTGTCGTAATGAGTCTGGATCTCCCAGCTGGAATCAGAGAGCCGCTGGGTTCTGGGGCTCCTACAGTAAATGTGACCTGCCCCTGAGAACTGTGGAGAACATGTTGGAGAACGCAGCGCGAACCGGACCGTGGGACTGGGTCTACTGGACAGGAGACATACCTGCTCATAACATCTGGTCTCAAACCAGGAAGCAGCAACTGTCTGAACTCACCGTAATCACCAGACTGATACACAg ACACCTAGGTAACTTGAAGGTGTACCCGGCGATCGGTAACCATGAGAGCACCCCGGTCAACAGTTTCCCCCCGCCGTTCGTCCATGGCAACCGGTCGTCACGCTGGCTCTATGACACCATGGCCGAGGAGTGGGCGCCATGGTTACCAGAACAGGCCCTGAAGACTCTTAG gcatGGTGGGTTCTACACGGTAGAGGTCCAGCCAGGTCTTCGAGTGGTGTCTCTGAACATGAACTTCTGTGCCAGGGAAAATTACTGGCTGATGGTCAACTCTACTGACCCTGCTAACCAGCTCCAGTGGCTGATCCACATACTACAGGCCAgtgaagagaagggagagagg GTCCACATCATCGGTCACATCCCCCCTGGTCTCTGTTTGAGCAGCTGGAGTTGGAACTACTACCACATCATCAACCG GTATGAGGGTACGATCACGGGTCAGTTCTTCGGCCACACGCACATGGATGAGTTTCAGATGTTTTATGATGAGGCGACGATGACTAGGGCTGTGGGCGTGGCCTTCATCGCTCCCTCCATCACCACCTATGTCAACCTCAACCCAG GTTACCGGGTCTACCTGGTCGACGGTAACTACAAGGGCAGTTCCCGGTTTGTTCTGGACCACGAGACTTATATCTTAAACCTTACAGAGGCTAACCGACAGCCTGAAGGGGGggtctcctccctgctccccacCACCTCACAACACGCCATCTTCCACCCTGACCCAAACCCCAAATGGACCCTCCTCTACCGTGCTTCCGACGCCTACGGCGTCTCATCCCTGTTCCCGTCGGACTGGGACGGGCTGATCAGGACCTTCCTCCAGGACGACCGTGTGTTTCAGCGGTTCTGGTACCTCAGACATAAAGGCCATGTGTCAGAGCCCTGTATAGACGCCTGCAAGACAACCGTTGTCTGTTTCCTACGTTCAGGCAGATATGACGAGCTGGAGCAGTGTGACCTGTTGGAGTTCGGTGGAGATATGGTTTCAGCTGTTAGGAAGACACTATGTTGA